A stretch of Plesiomonas shigelloides DNA encodes these proteins:
- a CDS encoding porin: protein MKRNVLAIVIPALLVSAASQAAEIYNKDNNKIDFYGRAVGLNYMSSDKAVRGDQSYARFGIRGETQINDSLKGIGLFEYNLPASGDNEVRYAYAGLQHDVYGGISYGRQDGLMTIVNDYTDILPEFGGDGLGKQNDSFGTGRTDGLLKYMIQSNGFIGGLQYTTANDQDMINGEDQTGDGYAAALGYEFADTGFGSFGGAVTYTSAKKTDLQTRAAFGGDNDAQITALGLKYKYGNIYAAMTYSEGRDNFKGNNLAGNTGYFNKMRGYEAVVQYQGKIEPSIAYIRTDVKDNGMNINDTYNEYVDIGATYYMNDNFRVYADYKINLLDENQFTKANELTTDDVFAVGLRYDF from the coding sequence ATGAAACGTAATGTACTTGCTATCGTAATCCCGGCACTTTTGGTTTCAGCTGCCTCTCAAGCCGCTGAGATTTACAACAAGGACAATAACAAGATTGATTTCTACGGCCGTGCTGTAGGTCTGAACTACATGTCTTCAGACAAAGCGGTACGTGGTGATCAGAGTTATGCGCGTTTTGGTATTCGCGGTGAAACTCAAATCAACGATTCCCTGAAGGGTATCGGTCTGTTCGAATACAACCTGCCAGCAAGCGGCGATAACGAAGTTCGTTATGCTTACGCTGGTCTGCAGCACGACGTTTACGGTGGTATCTCCTACGGTCGTCAAGATGGTCTGATGACTATCGTTAACGATTACACCGATATCCTGCCAGAGTTTGGTGGTGATGGTCTGGGCAAGCAAAATGACAGCTTTGGTACTGGCCGTACTGACGGTTTGCTGAAGTACATGATCCAGAGCAACGGCTTTATCGGTGGTTTGCAGTACACCACTGCTAACGATCAAGACATGATCAACGGCGAAGATCAAACTGGTGACGGCTACGCAGCTGCGCTGGGTTATGAGTTCGCTGACACTGGTTTCGGTAGCTTCGGTGGTGCGGTAACTTACACCAGCGCTAAGAAAACTGACCTGCAAACTCGCGCTGCTTTCGGTGGCGACAACGATGCACAAATCACTGCGCTGGGTCTGAAGTACAAGTATGGCAACATCTACGCAGCGATGACCTATTCTGAAGGCCGTGACAACTTCAAGGGTAACAACCTGGCGGGTAACACTGGCTACTTCAACAAAATGCGCGGCTACGAAGCTGTTGTCCAGTATCAAGGCAAAATTGAACCATCCATCGCATATATTCGTACCGATGTGAAGGACAACGGCATGAATATCAACGATACTTACAACGAGTACGTTGATATCGGCGCGACCTACTACATGAACGACAATTTCCGCGTATACGCAGATTACAAAATCAACCTGCTGGACGAAAATCAGTTCACCAAAGCTAACGAGCTGACAACTGATGACGTGTTTGCAGTGGGTCTGCGTTACGACTTCTAA
- a CDS encoding FdhF/YdeP family oxidoreductase, whose product MKEKIEAYEGPAGGWGAVKAVAETLRSQMNIHHDIIALFDMNKPEGFDCPGCAWPDPKHSASFDVCENGAKAMAWESTSKRVTPDFFAAHPVTDLLSWSDFDLENSGRLTHPLKYNPANDCYEAIDWPLAFAEIGALMQRYTDPNVVEFYTSGRTSNEAAFLYQLFVREYGTNNFPDCSNMCHEPTSVGLAASIGVGKGTVLLDDFDVCDLIICVGHNPGTNHPRMLTSLRAASLRGAKIIAINPLHERGLERFTAPQEPVEMLTGKETQLASSYYNVRIGGDIALLKGVMRLLIERHETAIADGQAGILDTNFIHAHTQNYDALRQDVLATDWKDIERISGLDLAKISDIADCYAQAERTIICYGMGITQHQHGTQNVQQLVNLLLLKGNIGKPGAGICPLRGHSNVQGDRTVGITEKPSAAFLSRLQARFGFTPPSQFGHAAVASMQAICRGEAKGIICMGGNFAIAMPGRAQTEHPMQQLDFAVHIATKLNRSHLLTAKASYILPTLGRTEIDMQTSGAQSVTVEDSMSMVHASRGMLKPASADLKSECAIVAGLAKAALPHSVVNWDTLISDYDHIRDAMEIVLPDFQDFNRRIRHPGGFHLPNAAAARRWLTASGKANFVPCDGLIEDPESAFNSELVLATVRSHDQYNTTLYGMDDRYRGVFGQRDVVFISQNQADRSGVKGGDRVNLIALAPDGSQTERRMDGLKVVIYPMADNSLATYFPESNHMLTLESYDKASGIPAYKSIPVVLELSQAQ is encoded by the coding sequence ATGAAGGAAAAAATCGAAGCCTACGAAGGGCCTGCCGGTGGTTGGGGGGCGGTCAAAGCGGTGGCCGAAACACTGCGCAGCCAAATGAACATACACCACGATATCATCGCGCTGTTTGATATGAACAAACCAGAGGGATTTGATTGCCCTGGTTGCGCATGGCCCGATCCGAAGCACAGCGCCTCATTCGATGTCTGTGAAAACGGCGCCAAAGCCATGGCGTGGGAATCCACCAGCAAACGAGTCACGCCAGACTTTTTCGCGGCTCATCCGGTCACAGATCTCCTGAGTTGGTCTGACTTTGATCTGGAGAACAGTGGCCGGTTGACCCACCCGCTGAAATACAATCCCGCCAATGACTGCTATGAAGCCATTGACTGGCCACTGGCCTTTGCCGAAATCGGCGCCCTGATGCAACGCTATACCGATCCTAACGTGGTTGAGTTTTACACCTCAGGTCGCACCTCCAACGAAGCTGCCTTTTTGTATCAACTGTTTGTACGGGAATACGGCACAAACAACTTCCCTGACTGCTCCAACATGTGCCATGAGCCAACCAGCGTCGGCTTAGCCGCCAGCATTGGCGTTGGGAAAGGCACCGTATTATTGGATGACTTTGATGTCTGTGACCTCATTATTTGCGTCGGCCACAACCCTGGCACAAACCACCCCCGGATGCTGACCTCGCTGCGAGCAGCTTCCCTGCGCGGCGCCAAAATCATCGCTATCAACCCACTACATGAACGCGGGTTAGAGCGCTTTACCGCACCACAAGAGCCGGTTGAAATGCTGACCGGCAAAGAAACCCAGCTGGCCAGCTCTTATTACAACGTGCGCATTGGCGGTGACATCGCCCTGCTAAAAGGTGTGATGCGTTTGCTGATTGAACGCCACGAAACAGCCATTGCTGACGGCCAAGCCGGTATTCTGGATACCAATTTTATTCACGCCCACACACAAAACTACGACGCCCTACGCCAAGACGTACTGGCTACCGATTGGAAGGATATCGAGCGGATCTCAGGCCTAGATTTGGCCAAAATTAGCGATATTGCCGATTGCTACGCCCAAGCAGAGCGCACCATCATTTGCTATGGCATGGGGATCACCCAGCATCAGCACGGTACCCAAAACGTGCAGCAACTGGTGAACTTGCTACTGCTAAAAGGCAATATCGGCAAGCCAGGCGCTGGGATTTGCCCATTACGTGGCCACTCCAATGTACAGGGTGACCGTACTGTCGGGATCACCGAAAAGCCCTCAGCGGCATTTCTCAGCCGTTTACAGGCGCGTTTTGGTTTTACCCCGCCAAGCCAATTTGGTCATGCGGCGGTTGCCAGTATGCAAGCTATTTGCCGCGGTGAAGCCAAAGGGATCATTTGCATGGGTGGCAACTTTGCCATCGCTATGCCGGGGCGCGCACAAACCGAGCATCCGATGCAGCAATTGGATTTCGCCGTGCACATTGCAACCAAACTCAACCGCTCGCACCTGCTCACCGCCAAAGCCAGTTATATTCTGCCGACACTCGGCCGCACCGAAATTGATATGCAAACCAGCGGCGCGCAGTCGGTTACCGTTGAGGATTCGATGTCGATGGTGCATGCCTCACGCGGCATGTTAAAACCCGCCTCCGCCGATTTAAAATCCGAGTGTGCCATTGTCGCCGGTTTAGCCAAAGCGGCGCTGCCGCACAGCGTGGTGAATTGGGATACGTTAATCAGTGACTACGATCATATCCGTGATGCCATGGAGATCGTGCTGCCCGATTTTCAGGATTTCAACCGACGCATCCGCCATCCGGGCGGTTTCCACCTGCCAAATGCCGCCGCCGCGCGGCGCTGGCTTACCGCATCGGGCAAAGCCAACTTTGTGCCTTGTGATGGCCTAATTGAAGATCCCGAATCCGCCTTTAACAGCGAACTGGTTCTGGCTACCGTGCGCAGCCACGATCAATACAACACCACCCTATATGGGATGGATGATCGCTATCGTGGCGTTTTTGGACAACGTGATGTGGTGTTTATCAGCCAAAATCAGGCAGATCGCAGCGGCGTGAAAGGCGGTGATCGGGTAAATCTGATCGCGCTCGCCCCTGATGGCAGCCAAACCGAGCGCCGGATGGATGGGCTGAAAGTGGTGATCTACCCAATGGCAGATAATTCACTGGCGACCTACTTCCCTGAGTCGAACCATATGTTGACGCTAGAAAGCTATGATAAAGCCAGCGGTATTCCGGCCTACAAGAGTATTCCTGTGGTATTAGAACTCAGTCAGGCGCAATAA
- a CDS encoding DUF2809 domain-containing protein, with protein sequence MLVNKESPRVLGVNWLFLLLTAALFIIEVLITRYSHSGFIRGFAGDVLVVLLLFCAVRSVLRMPVIPLAVLVLLFAYLIELGQRFGLVDLLGLGQYRLARIVIGSHFDWWDLVAYSTGFVIICLVYHYRQRSMKHAGVETGNYYQ encoded by the coding sequence ATGTTAGTGAATAAGGAATCCCCGCGTGTATTGGGCGTAAATTGGCTGTTTCTTTTACTGACCGCGGCGCTGTTTATTATCGAAGTGCTGATTACTCGTTACAGCCACAGTGGCTTTATCCGCGGCTTTGCGGGGGATGTGCTGGTTGTTTTGCTCCTATTTTGCGCTGTACGTTCGGTGCTACGAATGCCCGTAATACCATTAGCTGTTTTAGTATTACTGTTTGCGTATCTCATCGAATTAGGACAGAGGTTTGGCTTGGTTGATCTGCTCGGGCTGGGGCAATATCGTCTGGCAAGAATTGTTATTGGCAGTCATTTTGACTGGTGGGATTTAGTGGCATACAGCACCGGTTTCGTGATTATCTGTCTGGTTTATCATTATCGCCAACGCAGCATGAAGCATGCAGGTGTTGAAACAGGGAATTATTACCAATAA
- the uvrY gene encoding UvrY/SirA/GacA family response regulator transcription factor: MISVFLVDDHELVRAGIRRILDDVKGIKVVGEAHCGEDAVKWCRTNNADVVLMDMNMPGIGGLEATRKMLRYNPDIKIIVLTVHTENPLPAKVMQAGAAGYLSKGTAPQEMVNAIRTVCAGQRYIALDIAQQMALSQVMPDSDNPFASLSERELQIMMMITKGQKVNEISEQLSLSPKTVNSYRYRMFSKLNINGDVELTHLAIRHGMLKSEKL; encoded by the coding sequence TTGATTAGTGTTTTTCTGGTTGATGATCACGAACTGGTGCGCGCAGGGATCCGTCGCATTTTGGATGATGTAAAAGGCATCAAAGTTGTCGGAGAGGCTCATTGTGGCGAAGATGCCGTAAAATGGTGCCGTACCAATAACGCGGATGTGGTGCTGATGGACATGAACATGCCGGGGATTGGCGGTCTGGAAGCAACCCGCAAAATGTTGCGTTACAATCCGGACATTAAAATCATTGTCCTGACCGTGCATACTGAGAACCCGCTACCTGCCAAGGTAATGCAGGCGGGCGCGGCTGGTTATCTCAGTAAAGGTACTGCACCTCAAGAGATGGTTAATGCAATACGTACTGTCTGTGCCGGACAGCGCTATATTGCATTAGACATTGCCCAGCAGATGGCCCTGAGTCAGGTGATGCCGGATTCTGATAATCCGTTCGCATCGCTATCAGAGCGTGAACTGCAGATCATGATGATGATCACCAAAGGGCAGAAAGTTAACGAAATTTCAGAACAGCTTAGCCTGAGTCCGAAAACGGTTAACAGCTACCGCTACCGGATGTTCAGCAAGCTGAATATCAATGGTGACGTGGAGTTAACGCACCTAGCTATTCGACATGGCATGTTGAAATCAGAAAAGTTGTAG
- the uvrC gene encoding excinuclease ABC subunit UvrC: protein MFDAKSFLKTVSTQPGVYRMYDASGTVIYVGKAKDLKKRLSSYFRANLPSKKTEALVSAIASIDVTVTHTETEALLLEHNYIQRYQPRYNVLLRDDKSYPYILLSAHIHPRVSMYRGAKHAKGEYFGPFPSSSSVRETLALMQRIFPLRQCEDSFYNNRSRPCLQYQIGRCLGPCVKGLVSDAEYQQCVDDVRLFLQGKDQQVIEGLVNRMEAASRALEFETAARLRDQIQAVRKVTEKQFISGDSEDLDVVSVAYDAGMACVYTLFLRQGKVQGSRSYFPKVPADTELAEVVETFLGQFYLQAHESRTLPNEILLDYRLADKTVLSDSISELAGRRIQIQDRPRGERARYLKLARTNAHTALMTKLSQQSTIHHRLRLLAEQLGLPPIRRMECFDISHTMGEQTVASCVVFDSNGPLKADYRRYNITGITPGDDYAAMEQVLRRRYSKALMPDKVPDIIFIDGGKGQLGKAVQIFAELNVEWDKHHPRLIGVAKGADRKAGLETLILADEGNRELSLPPDSPALHVIQHIRDESHNHAITGHRKKRAKVRTSSSLEDIEGIGPKRRQALLKYMGGLQALKNASMEEIAQVPGISANLAEKIFLALKH, encoded by the coding sequence GTGTTTGATGCCAAGAGTTTTCTGAAAACCGTCAGTACGCAGCCCGGCGTATACCGGATGTATGATGCATCCGGTACTGTCATTTATGTCGGTAAAGCCAAAGATCTGAAAAAACGGCTGTCCAGCTACTTTCGTGCCAATCTTCCCAGCAAGAAAACCGAAGCGCTGGTCAGTGCGATTGCCTCTATTGATGTGACGGTTACCCACACAGAAACCGAAGCGTTACTGCTAGAGCACAACTACATCCAACGTTACCAGCCGCGCTACAACGTGCTGCTGCGTGATGACAAATCCTACCCGTACATTTTGCTGAGCGCGCATATCCATCCCCGCGTGAGCATGTACCGTGGAGCTAAGCACGCCAAAGGCGAGTATTTTGGCCCATTCCCGAGCTCATCCTCAGTACGCGAAACTTTGGCGCTGATGCAGCGCATTTTCCCGTTACGTCAGTGCGAAGACAGCTTTTACAACAATCGCTCTAGACCTTGTCTGCAGTACCAGATTGGCCGCTGTTTAGGCCCGTGTGTGAAGGGCTTGGTGAGTGATGCGGAATATCAGCAATGTGTGGATGATGTTCGTCTGTTTTTGCAGGGCAAAGATCAGCAAGTGATTGAAGGACTGGTGAATCGAATGGAAGCGGCCAGTCGTGCCTTGGAGTTTGAAACTGCCGCTCGTTTGCGCGATCAAATCCAAGCGGTACGTAAAGTCACCGAAAAGCAGTTTATCTCCGGTGACAGTGAAGATCTGGATGTGGTCAGTGTTGCCTATGATGCGGGGATGGCCTGCGTGTACACGCTGTTTTTACGACAGGGAAAAGTGCAGGGCAGCCGCAGTTACTTCCCGAAAGTGCCGGCCGATACCGAATTGGCTGAGGTGGTAGAAACCTTCTTAGGCCAGTTTTATCTGCAGGCCCACGAGTCGCGTACCTTACCGAATGAAATTCTGCTGGATTACCGTTTGGCAGATAAAACGGTGCTCAGTGATTCCATCAGTGAACTGGCTGGACGGCGCATTCAAATTCAAGATCGGCCGCGCGGCGAACGCGCCCGTTACCTAAAATTGGCGCGCACGAACGCACATACGGCGCTGATGACCAAATTATCTCAGCAAAGCACCATCCATCATCGTTTGCGTTTACTGGCCGAACAGCTGGGGTTGCCGCCGATTCGGCGCATGGAGTGCTTTGACATTAGCCACACGATGGGAGAGCAGACCGTAGCTTCCTGCGTAGTGTTTGATAGTAATGGCCCGCTGAAAGCCGATTATCGACGTTACAACATTACCGGCATCACGCCCGGCGATGATTATGCTGCGATGGAGCAAGTGCTGCGTCGCCGCTACAGCAAAGCGCTGATGCCAGATAAAGTGCCGGACATCATCTTTATTGATGGTGGTAAAGGCCAACTGGGAAAGGCGGTACAGATTTTTGCCGAGCTGAACGTGGAGTGGGATAAACACCATCCGCGTCTCATTGGGGTGGCGAAAGGCGCAGATCGCAAAGCCGGGCTGGAGACGTTAATTCTAGCCGATGAAGGGAATCGCGAGCTGTCATTGCCGCCTGATTCTCCCGCATTGCATGTTATTCAGCATATTCGTGATGAATCCCATAACCATGCTATTACTGGCCATCGCAAAAAACGTGCGAAAGTGCGCACCAGCAGCTCGCTCGAGGACATTGAAGGCATTGGGCCGAAACGGCGCCAAGCACTGCTCAAATACATGGGCGGTTTGCAGGCACTGAAGAATGCGAGCATGGAAGAAATTGCCCAGGTTCCGGGAATTTCAGCAAATTTAGCAGAAAAGATCTTTCTTGCGTTGAAACACTGA
- the pgsA gene encoding CDP-diacylglycerol--glycerol-3-phosphate 3-phosphatidyltransferase, which yields MQFNIPTWLTLFRVVLIPFFVVAFYLPFQWAPAVCALIFVIAAVTDWFDGFLARQLKQTTRFGAFLDPVADKVMVAVALALVVEHYHTVWVTLPAATMIAREIIISALREWMAELGKRNSVAVSWWGKFKTAAQMFALVALLWRPTEVAVIVGMIALYVAAVLTFWSMFQYLKAAWSDLMA from the coding sequence ATGCAATTTAATATTCCGACTTGGCTGACACTGTTTCGCGTAGTTCTAATCCCTTTCTTTGTTGTTGCTTTCTACTTGCCTTTTCAGTGGGCGCCGGCGGTGTGTGCACTGATCTTCGTGATCGCCGCAGTGACAGACTGGTTTGATGGCTTCTTGGCCCGCCAGCTCAAGCAAACTACCCGTTTCGGTGCTTTCCTTGATCCGGTGGCTGATAAAGTGATGGTTGCTGTGGCGTTGGCGTTGGTGGTTGAGCATTACCACACAGTTTGGGTGACGTTACCGGCGGCAACTATGATTGCTCGTGAGATCATCATCAGTGCTTTACGTGAGTGGATGGCCGAACTGGGTAAGCGTAACAGTGTGGCGGTGTCGTGGTGGGGGAAGTTCAAAACCGCGGCTCAGATGTTTGCGCTGGTGGCTTTGCTGTGGCGTCCAACCGAAGTGGCGGTGATTGTCGGTATGATTGCGCTGTATGTGGCCGCGGTACTGACCTTCTGGTCTATGTTCCAGTATCTGAAGGCAGCGTGGTCTGATTTGATGGCCTAA
- a CDS encoding RNA methyltransferase, giving the protein MISKNQLKLLRALGQKKQRKVHGLFLVQGEKNVLELVNSSLTVKQIFATPEFLEQHAATLVQYECIPTSQDDLTKASTLVSNNAAIAVVEIPQTNVPQAQGLMVALDGVSDPGNLGTIIRVADWYGIQHIVASHDCADPYNPKTISATMGSFGRVQVTLVDLPDYLAKANLPVYGAFLEGESVHKTAFKAEGILLMGSESHGIREQAAQYVTDKVTIPAFGGAESLNVAMATGIILDNIRRLHG; this is encoded by the coding sequence ATGATTTCGAAAAACCAACTCAAATTGCTTCGTGCTTTAGGGCAGAAGAAACAGCGCAAGGTACACGGCTTATTCCTGGTTCAAGGTGAGAAAAACGTCTTGGAGTTGGTTAATAGCTCGCTCACCGTCAAGCAGATCTTTGCTACCCCTGAGTTTTTAGAGCAGCATGCGGCGACCTTAGTGCAGTATGAATGCATTCCCACGTCGCAAGATGACCTTACCAAAGCCAGCACGCTGGTAAGTAACAATGCCGCTATCGCGGTGGTTGAGATCCCGCAAACCAACGTCCCGCAAGCGCAAGGCCTGATGGTTGCCTTAGATGGTGTCTCCGATCCCGGTAACTTGGGAACTATTATCCGTGTTGCTGACTGGTATGGCATCCAACATATTGTGGCTAGCCATGACTGTGCTGATCCGTATAACCCGAAAACCATCAGCGCGACAATGGGGAGCTTTGGTCGCGTTCAAGTGACTCTGGTGGATTTACCTGACTATCTAGCCAAGGCGAACTTGCCGGTGTATGGGGCGTTCTTAGAAGGCGAGAGCGTACATAAAACCGCATTTAAAGCCGAAGGGATTTTGTTGATGGGCAGTGAGTCACACGGCATTCGTGAACAAGCGGCGCAGTATGTGACGGATAAAGTGACCATTCCCGCCTTTGGCGGCGCAGAATCACTGAATGTCGCGATGGCCACCGGAATTATTTTGGACAATATTCGCCGCCTGCACGGCTAA
- the fdxA gene encoding ferredoxin FdxA — protein sequence MAFVVTDNCIQCKYTDCVAVCPADAFHEGPNFMVINPIECIDCGLCVSECTAQAIYQEDELVGDQRIFIELNAELAEHWPNLTEVKAPMDDAAKWDGVPNKLDMLER from the coding sequence ATGGCTTTTGTCGTCACCGATAACTGTATCCAATGTAAATACACCGACTGTGTAGCGGTATGCCCTGCCGATGCGTTTCATGAAGGGCCAAATTTTATGGTGATTAACCCTATCGAGTGCATCGACTGCGGGTTATGCGTATCAGAATGTACGGCACAAGCGATTTATCAGGAAGACGAACTGGTAGGCGACCAACGGATCTTTATTGAGCTGAATGCCGAGTTGGCTGAACATTGGCCTAATCTGACGGAAGTCAAAGCGCCAATGGACGACGCCGCTAAGTGGGATGGCGTACCCAACAAGCTGGATATGTTAGAAAGATAA
- a CDS encoding NAD(P)/FAD-dependent oxidoreductase, whose product MIRLTEIKLPLNHEDGALLDAIAAKLKIPAQQVISFNVFKRGYDARKKNDIQLIYTVDVEVANAEKLLAKFVKDQHVRPTPDMSYKFVAQAPANLQERPLVIGFGPCGLFAALVLAQMGFKPIIVERGKEVRERTKDTFGFWRKRTLNPESNVQFGEGGAGTFSDGKLYSQVKDPNFYGRKVVTEFVEAGAPEEILYVSKPHIGTFKLVTMIEKMRAKIIELGGEIRFSTRVDDIHIEDGQITGVTLSNGEEIKSRHVVLAVGHSARDTFEMLHERGVYMEAKPFSVGFRIEHKQSMIDEARFGKNAGHPLLGAADYKLVHHCKNGRTVYSFCMCPGGTVVAATSEEGRVVTNGMSQYSRAERNANSAIVVGISPEQDYPGDPLAGIRLQRELEANAYKLGGENYDAPAQKIGDFLKGREPSELGDVQPSFTPGIKLTDLSKALPAFAIDAIREAIPAFDRQIKGFASEDGLLTGVETRTSSPVCIKRGKDYQSINLKGFYPAGEGAGYAGGILSAGIDGIKVAEAVARDIVEQCDKA is encoded by the coding sequence ATGATACGTTTAACTGAAATTAAGCTGCCTCTCAATCATGAGGACGGTGCGCTACTTGACGCTATTGCGGCAAAGCTGAAAATCCCAGCCCAGCAAGTGATCTCTTTCAACGTGTTTAAACGTGGCTATGATGCTCGTAAGAAAAACGATATCCAACTGATTTATACCGTGGATGTTGAGGTTGCCAATGCCGAAAAACTGCTGGCTAAATTCGTAAAAGATCAGCACGTGCGGCCAACCCCTGATATGTCTTATAAATTTGTGGCGCAGGCGCCTGCAAATTTGCAAGAGCGTCCGTTGGTGATTGGTTTTGGGCCTTGTGGTCTGTTTGCCGCGTTAGTGCTGGCTCAAATGGGCTTTAAGCCGATTATCGTAGAGCGCGGTAAAGAAGTGCGTGAACGTACCAAAGATACCTTCGGTTTTTGGCGTAAACGTACCCTCAACCCTGAGTCCAACGTGCAGTTTGGTGAGGGTGGCGCAGGTACGTTCTCTGATGGCAAGCTGTATAGCCAAGTTAAAGACCCTAATTTCTATGGCCGTAAAGTGGTCACTGAATTTGTGGAAGCTGGCGCACCAGAAGAAATTCTCTATGTGAGCAAGCCGCATATCGGTACCTTTAAACTGGTGACCATGATTGAAAAAATGCGCGCCAAAATTATCGAATTGGGCGGCGAAATTCGCTTTAGCACCCGTGTGGATGACATCCATATTGAAGATGGACAAATCACTGGTGTGACTCTGTCCAATGGCGAAGAGATCAAATCGCGCCATGTGGTGCTGGCGGTTGGCCACAGTGCACGCGATACCTTTGAGATGCTGCACGAGCGCGGCGTGTATATGGAAGCTAAACCGTTCTCGGTCGGTTTCCGTATTGAGCACAAGCAATCCATGATTGATGAAGCGCGTTTTGGTAAAAATGCCGGCCATCCACTGTTAGGCGCGGCAGATTATAAATTGGTGCATCACTGTAAAAATGGCCGCACCGTATACAGCTTCTGTATGTGCCCAGGTGGCACCGTGGTGGCGGCGACCTCAGAAGAAGGCCGCGTGGTGACCAACGGTATGAGCCAATACTCGCGTGCTGAGCGTAATGCCAACAGTGCAATCGTGGTCGGGATTTCTCCTGAGCAAGATTATCCGGGCGATCCGTTGGCCGGTATTCGTCTGCAACGTGAGCTGGAAGCGAATGCCTATAAGCTGGGCGGTGAAAACTATGATGCGCCAGCGCAGAAAATTGGTGATTTCCTGAAAGGGCGAGAACCAAGCGAACTGGGCGATGTGCAGCCATCGTTCACCCCAGGTATTAAGCTGACCGATCTCTCTAAGGCGCTGCCAGCATTTGCGATTGATGCCATCCGCGAAGCCATTCCGGCCTTCGATCGTCAAATCAAAGGCTTTGCCTCTGAAGATGGTCTGCTGACAGGCGTAGAAACGCGTACCTCCTCTCCGGTGTGCATCAAGCGCGGTAAAGATTACCAAAGTATCAACCTCAAAGGCTTTTACCCAGCAGGGGAAGGCGCGGGCTACGCGGGGGGTATTTTGTCGGCGGGTATTGATGGCATCAAAGTGGCCGAAGCCGTTGCGCGTGATATCGTCGAGCAGTGTGATAAAGCGTAA